One segment of Candidatus Nitrospira nitrosa DNA contains the following:
- a CDS encoding response regulator transcription factor has translation MTIDRDIINRRILIIDDNVNIHEDFRKILSPPIDSGALDHARAALFGETPTLPTHVSYELEFATQGREGFGLAQTARQSGVPYAAAFVDMRMPPGWDGLETIEHLWYVDPEIQIVVCSAYSDHPWEDVSRRIGDTDKLLILMKPFNSIEVVQMANALTKKWNLARAVKLQIEGLAQNVRQRTTDVRAVNQQLQEQIASRITGSRTDDSQEPVGVMLRQKEEFLAIMSHEILTPMNELIAKVTLLLDSPLNPVQRQHASTLEHCAQDLLSLIKDMHEFLTSRRQETEVRDQS, from the coding sequence ATGACCATTGACCGAGACATCATTAACCGTCGGATTCTCATTATTGACGACAATGTCAATATTCACGAGGACTTCAGGAAAATATTGTCTCCACCGATAGATTCGGGAGCACTGGACCACGCACGGGCGGCTCTGTTTGGAGAGACCCCGACCCTTCCCACGCATGTGTCGTATGAACTGGAGTTTGCAACCCAAGGTCGCGAGGGATTCGGGCTTGCTCAGACGGCTCGTCAGAGTGGGGTGCCCTATGCGGCGGCCTTTGTGGATATGCGTATGCCCCCGGGCTGGGATGGGCTCGAGACCATCGAGCATCTGTGGTATGTCGATCCTGAAATCCAAATCGTCGTCTGTTCGGCCTATTCCGACCATCCATGGGAAGACGTCAGTCGCCGCATTGGCGATACCGACAAGTTGCTCATTCTGATGAAACCATTCAACAGCATCGAGGTCGTTCAGATGGCCAACGCCTTGACCAAGAAATGGAACCTGGCTCGTGCGGTGAAGCTACAGATTGAGGGGCTGGCCCAGAATGTCAGGCAACGGACGACTGACGTACGCGCCGTGAATCAACAGCTTCAGGAGCAAATTGCCAGCCGAATAACCGGATCCCGTACTGACGATTCACAGGAACCAGTTGGGGTGATGCTTCGCCAGAAGGAAGAGTTTCTCGCAATCATGAGCCACGAAATCCTCACACCGATGAATGAGTTGATCGCGAAAGTGACTCTCTTGCTCGATAGCCCGCTGAATCCAGTCCAGCGTCAGCATGCGTCGACTCTTGAGCACTGCGCACAGGACCTGCTCTCCTTGATCAAAGATATGCATGAATTCTTGACCAGTCGAAGACAAGAGACCGAAGTCCGCGATCAGTCTTGA
- a CDS encoding sensor histidine kinase: MNVSPLVWISFGLTSLTLSVMLAGDALVGLVPNHDRQDFEYRRDVAEALAVQYSALAEHQQIATIKLSMARFAQRNPEIRSLALVLQSGEVLAQIGDHTRIWVQPSGGASSLEFLQVPIFAGDESWGVLQVAFRKADMSETERFLNDPWVRFLTFVGVMGFIGYLVFMKRTLRQLDPSGIVPTRVKAALDALTQGVVMIDTRDLIVLTNETFSRAVGKSVTALIGTDLGAIAWKSSNSTGALTVYPWTRAIMDKQPQDNISLFLPGEEGESKKFIVTTVPIMDDGSTVRGALVSFHDVTELDRANSQLKEANNELEVSRVQILQKNQELEVTNTNLHIEMDHRKKAEAEKEKLYQQLMNASRQAGMADVASSVLHNVGNVLNSINVSTDTLLKTLKKPMVGDVCRIAALFSEHQDNLQSFLTADPKGKQIPSYLGLVAESLSGSHQTIQQELDSLVKKVDHIKQVIMSQQDIARAGSIREPVSVEDMMEQALIMAMPEPEKYHIQVVREYRPIPAIMTDRHQVLQVLVNLITNAKNAMIEHSGSTRCLTLRLGVPAGSAFARLEVIDTGGGVKAENLHKLFAQGFTTRKAGHGLGLHSSAIVAKNLGGALQAQSAGEGQGATFTLDLPLVLVEAAA, translated from the coding sequence ATGAATGTGAGTCCCTTGGTCTGGATCAGCTTTGGTCTCACGAGTCTGACGCTCAGCGTCATGCTGGCGGGTGACGCCTTGGTTGGTCTAGTGCCTAACCACGATCGCCAAGACTTTGAATATCGTCGCGATGTGGCCGAGGCCTTGGCAGTTCAATACTCTGCGTTGGCGGAGCATCAGCAGATTGCGACCATCAAACTATCGATGGCGCGGTTTGCTCAGCGGAATCCTGAGATCCGTTCGTTGGCGTTGGTCCTTCAAAGCGGAGAGGTTCTTGCTCAGATTGGGGACCATACTCGCATCTGGGTGCAGCCATCCGGTGGCGCATCATCACTGGAATTTCTCCAAGTCCCAATCTTTGCCGGGGATGAGTCGTGGGGAGTGCTCCAAGTCGCATTCCGTAAAGCCGACATGTCGGAGACGGAGCGGTTTTTGAACGATCCATGGGTGCGGTTCCTCACCTTCGTCGGCGTGATGGGATTTATCGGCTATCTTGTCTTCATGAAACGCACTCTTCGACAATTAGACCCATCCGGCATAGTTCCGACACGAGTCAAAGCCGCGCTCGATGCACTTACGCAGGGTGTGGTGATGATCGACACACGGGACCTCATCGTATTGACGAATGAAACCTTCAGTCGAGCGGTGGGGAAGTCCGTGACCGCTCTGATCGGCACCGACCTTGGGGCCATTGCCTGGAAGTCGTCGAATTCAACTGGGGCCTTGACGGTGTATCCCTGGACCAGGGCGATTATGGACAAGCAGCCGCAAGACAATATTTCACTCTTCTTGCCAGGCGAAGAGGGAGAGTCAAAAAAGTTTATCGTGACGACAGTCCCGATCATGGATGATGGATCGACGGTGCGAGGTGCGCTCGTTTCGTTTCACGATGTCACGGAGCTGGATCGGGCAAATTCACAACTCAAGGAAGCAAACAATGAATTGGAGGTCTCCCGCGTTCAAATTCTCCAAAAGAACCAGGAACTCGAGGTGACGAATACGAATTTGCACATCGAGATGGATCACCGAAAAAAAGCCGAAGCCGAAAAGGAGAAGTTGTATCAGCAGCTCATGAATGCCTCACGCCAAGCAGGTATGGCGGATGTGGCGTCGAGTGTTCTTCATAATGTCGGTAATGTGCTCAACAGTATTAACGTCTCGACGGATACCTTGCTCAAGACGCTCAAGAAGCCGATGGTGGGCGATGTCTGCCGCATTGCGGCACTGTTCAGCGAGCATCAGGATAATCTGCAGTCATTTTTGACGGCTGATCCAAAGGGGAAGCAGATTCCTTCTTATCTGGGGTTGGTCGCCGAATCTCTCAGTGGAAGCCATCAGACCATCCAACAGGAACTCGACTCGCTGGTGAAGAAGGTCGATCACATCAAGCAAGTGATCATGTCGCAGCAAGACATCGCACGTGCGGGGAGTATTCGAGAACCGGTCTCGGTTGAAGACATGATGGAACAGGCGTTGATCATGGCGATGCCTGAGCCGGAGAAGTATCATATCCAAGTGGTGCGGGAATATCGCCCCATCCCTGCCATTATGACGGATCGGCACCAGGTGCTACAGGTATTGGTGAATCTCATCACGAATGCCAAGAACGCGATGATCGAGCACTCGGGCAGCACGCGTTGTCTCACCTTGCGGCTTGGCGTGCCGGCTGGCAGCGCCTTCGCACGATTGGAAGTGATCGACACGGGTGGGGGGGTCAAGGCGGAAAACCTCCACAAGCTGTTTGCACAGGGTTTTACCACGCGAAAGGCTGGTCATGGGCTTGGACTGCACAGTTCCGCCATTGTGGCGAAGAATCTTGGCGGCGCCTTGCAGGCTCAAAGTGCCGGTGAAGGACAGGGGGCGACGTTCACGTTGGACCTGCCGCTGGTTCTTGTCGAGGCAGCGGCATGA
- the lpxC gene encoding UDP-3-O-acyl-N-acetylglucosamine deacetylase: protein MRNQQTLASTVTCSGVGLHSGQSASITLRPAPPNTGIVFVNRSSDVDAYLPVSIEHKIPTELCTAIKGNGFQVQTIEHLLAALSGMDIDNAFIEVTATEVPVMDGSAAPFVRLIQSAGIVPQERKRSFLKIMAPIEITDGSKRVRIEPSPTPRITYSIHYDHPLIKTQTYDYDCSVGTFENEIAEARTFGFLQEVQALWARGLGKGGTLDNTVVLSGDGIVNQSGLRFDDEFVRHKILDLIGDFSLLGMPFIGHIVADRSGHALHTRLVQQILSQPDKWVLLNVETSEVAVHASPYSTPRQPAVALQAS, encoded by the coding sequence GTGCGGAATCAACAAACCTTAGCATCAACGGTCACCTGTTCCGGCGTCGGGCTACACTCAGGACAATCCGCGTCCATCACGCTGCGCCCCGCTCCTCCAAACACCGGCATCGTTTTCGTTAACCGTAGTTCAGACGTTGATGCGTATCTACCTGTCTCCATTGAGCATAAAATCCCAACCGAACTATGCACCGCTATCAAGGGAAATGGGTTTCAGGTCCAAACCATTGAGCATTTACTGGCGGCTCTGTCGGGCATGGATATCGATAACGCCTTTATTGAAGTGACGGCCACCGAAGTGCCGGTCATGGATGGAAGCGCTGCACCCTTTGTCAGACTCATTCAGTCTGCCGGCATAGTGCCCCAGGAGCGAAAACGGTCGTTTCTCAAAATCATGGCGCCGATTGAAATCACAGATGGATCAAAGCGGGTGCGGATCGAGCCATCTCCTACCCCCCGGATTACCTATTCGATTCACTATGATCACCCGCTGATCAAGACACAGACGTATGACTACGATTGCTCAGTCGGTACATTTGAGAATGAGATTGCAGAAGCCCGCACATTCGGCTTTCTCCAAGAAGTTCAAGCCTTGTGGGCTCGTGGGCTCGGAAAGGGGGGGACACTCGACAATACGGTCGTCCTCTCCGGCGACGGTATCGTGAATCAATCCGGCCTTCGATTTGACGATGAATTTGTTCGTCACAAGATCCTGGATCTGATCGGTGATTTTTCGCTCTTAGGGATGCCCTTCATCGGACATATCGTCGCAGATCGTTCAGGGCATGCGCTCCACACCCGGCTTGTCCAGCAAATCCTGTCCCAGCCAGACAAGTGGGTGCTCCTGAACGTTGAGACTTCAGAAGTGGCAGTGCATGCAAGTCCCTACAGCACCCCACGTCAACCAGCCGTGGCTCTTCAGGCTTCGTAG
- a CDS encoding winged helix-turn-helix domain-containing protein, translating into MEELTDILVGLEQRINAYKSRYQELEKKRRRLDDEIATIKKYLELAETLYRVEADKAKLASLSNQIITTDDSKGIRPVPLMDVTDQSREILLGRSKYVGKSVPQAAYEILRESNRAMHAKELVQRLIEGGLQIKGKTPLTSIATSLKRDKRFRKVGPNTFEALDDMLIQAV; encoded by the coding sequence GTGGAGGAGTTAACAGACATTCTCGTTGGTCTGGAGCAGCGGATCAATGCCTATAAGAGTCGGTATCAGGAGCTCGAAAAGAAACGTCGCCGGCTCGATGACGAGATTGCCACCATCAAGAAGTATCTCGAACTTGCTGAAACGCTCTATCGTGTCGAGGCCGACAAGGCCAAGCTTGCCAGTCTTTCTAATCAAATCATTACCACGGACGATTCAAAGGGAATCCGACCGGTTCCCCTTATGGATGTGACTGATCAGTCTCGAGAAATTCTTCTTGGACGGAGTAAATATGTAGGGAAGAGCGTGCCCCAGGCCGCCTATGAAATACTCCGGGAGTCCAATCGAGCCATGCATGCAAAGGAGCTTGTTCAGCGGTTGATCGAAGGCGGGTTGCAGATCAAAGGGAAAACTCCGCTAACGTCGATTGCCACCTCGCTCAAGCGCGACAAGCGATTCAGAAAAGTGGGTCCCAATACGTTCGAAGCGTTAGACGATATGTTGATTCAAGCCGTCTAG
- a CDS encoding inositol monophosphatase family protein, whose product MLQSGVPSPHESPSHDVLLQAAVDASQAAGVLLLHYAATGFQIEYKNPINLVTDADRAAEQCVIDHLKARFPDHHFLAEERGRDNGGSSPYRWIIDPLDGTTNFAHGYPTYCVSIGLEYEKRCIIGVVFDPSRNELFTAIEHRGAQVNGRPIHASDTKTLDSSLLVTGFAYDIRETTRNNLDHFAKFALKAQGIRRTGSAALDLCYVAAGRFDGFWEVRLSPWDMAAGSVIAREAGGRLTDFSGKDLSIYGQELVASNGQIHEAMLAVLNHASPQP is encoded by the coding sequence ATGTTACAATCGGGCGTGCCAAGTCCTCACGAATCACCCTCACATGATGTCCTGCTCCAAGCGGCAGTCGACGCCAGTCAAGCAGCAGGGGTTCTGTTGCTGCACTATGCCGCAACCGGCTTTCAGATCGAATACAAGAATCCCATCAATCTGGTCACCGATGCCGACCGAGCCGCCGAACAGTGCGTGATTGATCATCTAAAGGCTCGCTTTCCCGATCATCATTTTCTGGCCGAAGAGCGGGGTCGTGACAATGGCGGATCCTCCCCCTATCGATGGATTATTGATCCGCTTGATGGGACCACGAATTTTGCGCATGGTTATCCCACTTATTGCGTCTCCATTGGCCTCGAATACGAGAAGCGGTGTATCATCGGGGTCGTCTTCGATCCATCCCGGAATGAATTGTTCACAGCCATCGAACATCGTGGGGCGCAGGTAAATGGTCGGCCCATCCATGCGTCCGACACAAAGACGCTCGATAGCAGCCTTTTAGTCACCGGATTTGCGTACGACATCCGAGAAACTACACGGAACAACCTCGATCACTTTGCAAAATTTGCCCTGAAAGCTCAGGGGATCAGACGAACGGGATCGGCGGCTTTGGACCTGTGCTACGTGGCGGCAGGGCGGTTTGACGGATTCTGGGAGGTACGACTCAGCCCATGGGATATGGCTGCCGGTTCAGTCATCGCTCGTGAAGCTGGTGGGCGCTTGACCGATTTCAGCGGAAAAGACCTCTCCATCTATGGACAAGAACTCGTGGCGAGCAATGGACAGATCCACGAGGCGATGCTCGCCGTTTTGAATCACGCATCCCCCCAGCCATAA
- a CDS encoding arsenosugar biosynthesis-associated peroxidase-like protein, which produces MDSYYHSHDLGKFAEIGKGNTALWEKFKSYYDAVFTEGALTEREKALIALAVAHTVQCPYCIDAYTQASLEKGSNVEEMTEAVHVACAIRGGASLVHGVQMRNVAEKLSM; this is translated from the coding sequence ATGGACTCGTATTACCATTCGCATGATTTAGGGAAGTTTGCTGAAATTGGGAAAGGCAATACTGCCTTGTGGGAAAAGTTCAAGAGCTACTACGATGCTGTATTTACTGAAGGCGCACTGACCGAACGAGAGAAGGCACTCATTGCCCTGGCCGTCGCCCACACCGTGCAATGTCCCTACTGCATTGATGCCTACACGCAAGCATCACTGGAGAAAGGATCCAATGTCGAAGAGATGACCGAGGCCGTCCACGTCGCCTGCGCCATCCGCGGCGGTGCCTCACTGGTCCATGGCGTACAGATGCGCAACGTGGCAGAGAAGTTGTCGATGTAG
- a CDS encoding RiPP maturation radical SAM C-methyltransferase: MSDQTKIALVNMPFSYAKYPSIQLGTLSALLKSNGIPVDCHHLNVRFAHLIGVELHESICEKRALFGEWLFSSLLFKDNPKRAEYPQVFKPVFEQAAKECGKPVGYFEEIATRIAPQFLTWALRSIDWGQYKLVGFTSTFDQNVASLTMAKLIKDLYPHVTIVFGGANYDGEMGHEYFRAFPFLDHVVVGEGEESFLALVRQVLAGKTEDYPNGVAYRQGEKIMFTPNPSLFSDFAKTGPPDYDDYYQLLAELGQTAQGLDRVLLYEGSRGCWWGEKHHCTFCGLNAQSMKFRAKAPDQVLREIADLSQRYDAVRFRLVDNIIDMGYIDDLFGKLAADHCDLDVFIETKSNLQKRQIKTLAAGGVKCMQPGLESLSRNQLQAMDKGVTPLQNIVCLKWSQYYHVMVSWNILLGFPGETNDDYQRQLDLIPSLLHLQPPEATGKFWLQRFSPYFTRPHEYGIRITGSGMAYEYVYDARQVDLKKIAYDFEYELDNWPVDPDLDQELVAAIENWQRMHRSGDKPFLYYSKAPSYVTIYDGRNPKQPTRRRYEGLAALVIEICNEAGKSMEQIRIAVADRTHGSDTILKPILDDLTTQRILYEERGKYFTLAIPENPYL, encoded by the coding sequence ATGAGCGACCAAACCAAAATCGCGCTCGTCAATATGCCGTTCAGCTATGCCAAGTATCCTTCCATTCAACTCGGTACACTCTCCGCGTTGCTCAAGTCCAACGGAATTCCCGTCGACTGTCACCACTTAAACGTCCGGTTTGCCCACCTGATCGGCGTGGAGTTGCATGAATCCATTTGTGAGAAGCGGGCGCTCTTCGGTGAGTGGCTGTTCTCCTCTCTTCTGTTCAAAGACAACCCGAAGCGGGCAGAGTACCCACAGGTCTTTAAGCCGGTTTTTGAGCAGGCGGCGAAAGAGTGTGGTAAGCCGGTTGGCTATTTCGAAGAAATCGCTACGCGTATTGCTCCTCAGTTTTTAACCTGGGCGCTACGGTCGATTGATTGGGGCCAATACAAGCTGGTCGGCTTTACCTCGACCTTTGACCAAAATGTCGCAAGCCTCACCATGGCCAAGTTGATCAAGGATCTCTACCCTCATGTCACGATCGTTTTCGGTGGAGCGAACTACGATGGCGAGATGGGTCATGAGTACTTCCGAGCGTTCCCCTTTCTCGATCATGTCGTCGTCGGTGAAGGTGAAGAGAGCTTTCTTGCGTTGGTTCGGCAGGTTCTCGCCGGCAAGACCGAGGACTATCCGAATGGCGTGGCGTACCGCCAAGGCGAGAAGATCATGTTCACGCCCAACCCCTCGCTCTTTTCAGATTTTGCGAAGACCGGGCCGCCTGATTATGACGACTACTATCAGCTGCTTGCAGAGCTTGGCCAAACGGCGCAGGGGTTGGATCGTGTGCTCTTGTATGAAGGCTCACGCGGTTGTTGGTGGGGTGAGAAGCATCACTGCACGTTCTGTGGGCTCAACGCACAGAGTATGAAGTTTCGGGCGAAGGCGCCGGACCAAGTGCTGCGAGAGATCGCCGACCTCTCACAACGCTACGACGCTGTCCGGTTTCGGCTGGTCGATAACATTATCGATATGGGCTACATCGACGACCTCTTTGGCAAGCTGGCTGCCGACCATTGCGACCTGGATGTCTTCATTGAAACGAAAAGCAATCTGCAGAAGCGCCAGATCAAGACCTTGGCAGCCGGCGGGGTGAAGTGCATGCAGCCTGGTCTGGAGAGTCTGAGTCGCAATCAGCTGCAGGCGATGGACAAGGGCGTCACGCCGCTGCAGAACATCGTCTGTCTCAAGTGGAGCCAGTACTATCATGTGATGGTGTCTTGGAATATCTTACTGGGATTCCCAGGCGAGACCAATGATGATTACCAGCGGCAGCTCGACCTGATCCCGTCACTGCTCCATTTGCAGCCACCAGAAGCGACCGGGAAATTCTGGCTCCAACGCTTCAGTCCGTATTTCACCAGGCCACATGAGTATGGTATCCGGATTACTGGGTCCGGGATGGCCTACGAGTATGTGTATGACGCGCGACAGGTGGATTTGAAAAAGATCGCATACGACTTTGAGTATGAACTCGACAACTGGCCGGTCGATCCAGATCTGGATCAAGAGCTGGTTGCGGCGATTGAAAACTGGCAGCGGATGCATCGGTCCGGAGACAAACCCTTTCTGTATTATTCCAAAGCGCCGAGCTACGTCACGATCTACGATGGGCGTAATCCGAAACAGCCGACTCGTCGACGATATGAAGGGCTAGCGGCGTTGGTGATCGAGATCTGCAATGAGGCGGGCAAAAGCATGGAGCAGATCCGAATAGCGGTAGCGGACAGAACCCATGGCAGTGATACGATCCTCAAGCCAATTCTTGATGATCTCACGACTCAGCGAATCCTGTACGAAGAGCGCGGCAAATACTTCACACTGGCGATTCCGGAAAATCCGTATCTCTGA
- a CDS encoding 4a-hydroxytetrahydrobiopterin dehydratase, translated as MSLADNKCIPCRGGVPPVPNDRAQALLKELGRGWSLNAQGHLERLFTFPDFAQALAFVNKVGAIAEAEGHHPDLYLAWGKVKVEIWTHKINGLTESDFYLAAKADREFEPFRATAS; from the coding sequence ATGAGTCTCGCCGACAATAAATGTATCCCCTGTCGTGGGGGTGTCCCGCCGGTGCCGAATGATCGTGCGCAGGCTCTACTGAAAGAACTGGGACGAGGCTGGTCATTGAATGCTCAAGGGCATCTAGAACGGCTATTTACTTTCCCAGATTTTGCGCAAGCATTAGCCTTTGTGAACAAGGTTGGGGCGATCGCTGAGGCCGAAGGGCACCACCCCGATCTCTATCTTGCCTGGGGGAAGGTGAAGGTTGAGATTTGGACGCACAAGATCAATGGCTTGACTGAGAGCGATTTTTATCTGGCGGCAAAAGCCGATCGAGAGTTTGAGCCGTTTAGAGCTACCGCAAGTTAG
- a CDS encoding chromosome partitioning protein ParB yields the protein MTEKKLKKPQSANGAKRRRKLVRVSTGLAAGELQAAAPPGAVAELHRQIEMDGGKALAVYREPYGGHWLALAALPIDLVEPTPYQRNISDTHVRKLEGVIGKIGRFLDPIITVRIAKPDHVAKYWTPNGNHRLSAMRTLGAKSIIAIVVPEPAAAYQILALNTEKAHNLREKALEVIRMYKELAQLDEATEETYALEFEEPALITLGLCYEERPRFSGGAYHPVLKRVDQFLEEPLQASLPVRQQRAKVVLELDDLIVKQVEALKAKGLTSPYLKSFVVARVNPIRFRPKEAPPLSFDEALDRMTQAAQKFNPDKVKLDDLAKSGGAPDETE from the coding sequence ATGACTGAAAAGAAACTTAAGAAACCACAGTCGGCCAACGGGGCCAAGCGTCGCCGGAAACTCGTCAGAGTCTCCACGGGTTTGGCTGCTGGTGAATTACAGGCTGCGGCACCACCCGGAGCTGTGGCTGAGCTTCATCGGCAGATCGAAATGGATGGAGGGAAAGCCCTCGCGGTCTATCGGGAACCCTATGGTGGCCACTGGCTGGCCCTCGCGGCACTGCCGATCGATCTTGTGGAGCCGACGCCCTATCAACGGAATATTTCCGATACCCATGTCCGAAAGCTGGAAGGGGTGATTGGGAAGATCGGTCGTTTTCTCGATCCCATCATCACCGTGCGAATTGCCAAGCCTGACCATGTGGCGAAATATTGGACTCCAAACGGCAACCATCGCCTCTCCGCCATGCGAACGCTGGGGGCCAAGAGCATCATCGCCATCGTGGTGCCGGAACCGGCTGCTGCCTATCAGATTCTCGCGTTGAATACGGAGAAAGCTCATAATCTTCGTGAAAAGGCGCTCGAAGTGATTCGAATGTACAAGGAACTTGCACAACTCGATGAGGCTACCGAAGAGACTTATGCCCTGGAGTTCGAGGAGCCAGCGCTGATTACACTGGGGCTCTGTTATGAAGAGCGACCTCGATTCAGCGGGGGTGCCTACCATCCCGTCCTGAAGCGAGTGGATCAATTTCTAGAGGAACCGCTGCAGGCTTCGCTGCCTGTTCGACAACAAAGAGCGAAAGTGGTTCTCGAGTTGGATGATCTCATCGTCAAGCAAGTCGAAGCCCTCAAGGCCAAGGGGTTGACTAGTCCCTATCTCAAGAGTTTTGTCGTCGCCCGCGTGAATCCCATTCGGTTCCGTCCCAAAGAGGCTCCGCCCTTGTCGTTCGATGAGGCCCTTGACCGGATGACGCAGGCGGCACAGAAGTTCAATCCTGACAAGGTCAAACTCGACGATCTGGCCAAGTCAGGCGGGGCACCGGATGAGACTGAGTAG